In the genome of Pseudomonadota bacterium, the window GCTCGAGGTGATGCGCCGCGCCGGCGAGATAGGCCAGCTCGTGGCGATCCACGCCGAGGACCGGGAGCGGGCGCAGAAGCTCACCGCCGGCATGGCCACCTCCGGGAAGAGGGACGCCGCGGCCTACTACGAGTCGCGCAAGGACCCGGTGGAGGCGGACGGCATCAGGCAGGCGGCGCGGATCGCGAAGGAGACCGCCTGCCAGCTGCACATAGTGCACGTGGGCTCGGCCGCGGGCGCGAAGGCGGCCCTCGAGATGCGCGCGAAGGGCGCTCTGATCACGATGGAGACCTGCCCGCACTACCTCGCCTTCTCGCACGATCAGATGGAGGAGCGAGGCTCCGTGCTCAAGACCTCGCCGGTGATAAAGACCAGGCAGGACGCCGAGGCGTTGTGGGGGCATCTGATATCGGGCGACATCGCGTATCTCGCCTCCGACCACGCCCCGTGCCGGCCCGAGGAGAAGGCGACCGGCAGCATCTGGACCGACTACTCGGGCATATCGGGCACGCAGCTGCTCATGCCGTTCGCCATATCGGAGGGGTACTCGAAGGGCCGCATCACGCTCGCGCGCCTCGTGGAGATAACGTCCTCGGCAGCGGCGGCGCGCCTGGGCCTCGGCGACCGCAAGGGCGCGATCGCGCCCGGCATGGACGCGGACCTCGCGCTCTTCGACCCGAAGAGGAAATGGACGGTGCGCGGCGGGGAGTTCCTCTCGAAGGGCAAGCAGACCCCGTTCGAGGGGGCGGAGTTCACGGGCAGGATCGTGCGCACCATCTGCCGCGGCAGCACGGTCTTCGAGGAGGGCAGGGGGGTCACCGCACAGCCCGGCTACGGCAACTTCGTCAGGCGCCGCTGAGGCGTCTCACCGGGAGTCGCAGATGGCGTTGTCCGAAATCCTCAAAAAGGCAGAATCGCTCGAGGGCCCGATCGCGGGCTTCCTCGCGGAGATCGTGTCGATCCGCTCGCCGTCGTGCGGGGAGAAGCGGGCGGTCGAGCGGGTCTGCGCCGAGATGCGCGCCGTGGGGTTCGACGATGTGCGCGTGGACCGCCTGGGCTCCGCCATAGGCAGGATCGGGAGCGGGAAGAAAAAGATCGCGATCGACGCGCACATCGACACGGTGGGCGAAGGGGACCGCTCCCTCTGGAATTTCGATCCGTTCAAGGGATTCGTGAAGGACGGCAGGGTGTGGGGCAGGGGTTCGGCCGACCAGAAGGGCGGCGCGGCGGCCATGGTCTACGCCGGAAAGCTGATCAGGGATCTCGCACTCGAGGGCGACTACACGCTCCACTGCACCGCCACCGTCATGGAGGAGGACTGCGACGGCCTGTGCTGGAAGCACCTCATCGAGGAGGAGAATCTCCGCCCCGACGTGTGCGTGATCACCGAGCCCACCGGGCTCAATATCTACCGCGGCCAGCGCGGCCGCATGGAGATCGAGGCGCGGGTCGCGGGCCTCTCCGCGCACGGCTCAGCCCCCGGGCGGGGCGTGAACGCGATCTACAGGATGGCGCCGCTGATCCGGGAGATCGAGGGGCTGAACGAGAAGCTCCGCGACGACGCCTTTCTCGGCAGGGGGACGGTGGTGATGAGCGACATCCGCTCGACCGCGCCGTCGCTTTGCTCGGTCGCGGACTCCTGCACGGTCTATCTCGACCGCAGGCTCACCGCGGGCGAGACAAGGGAGAGCGCGGTCGCTGAGATAGAGGCGATCATCAAGAAGGCCGACGGTTCCGTGCGGGTGCCCCGGTACGAGACAGCGGCGTACACCGGCCTCATCTATCCCATGGACAAGTACTTCCCGTCGTGGGTCGTGCCCGAGGATCATCCGGCGGTCGCGGCTGCGAAGGCCGCGCATCGCTCTCTCTTCGGCTCGAATGCGAGGGTGGGCCGATGGACCTTCTCGACAAACGGGGTTTCCATCTGCGGCATGCACGGCATCCCCTGCGTGGGATTCGGCCCGGGCTTCGAGGAGCAGGCGCACGCGCCGAACGAGTGGACCCCCGTTGAGCACCTCTGGAAGGCCGCCGCGTTCTACGCCGCGTTCGTCTCCGCCTTTGGATCTCGAATTTAAAATCAATAATATCAATGACTTGCAAAGATCAGCCCCTTTGGCGACAAATTGAATTTTTCACGCAACAATTTTACGGGTGCGCCGAAAAGGCTTATGCCTGACCAAAACCATTCAGGAGGACCTATGTACAGGATAGCGGCAGTTGTGTTTTTGCTCGCCACGCTCGCAGCGTGCAGCCACGACAACGGATTCGGCATGCAGTTCGACGCCAACCCCAACGTCTCGGGCGACGTCTCCATGGAGTCGCTCACCGTGAGGTGGTTCGGCGACGAAGGCGTCGAGCACGCGGAGACAGAGGTGACCATCGACGCGGCCAGGGGGATCACGGTCAAGGCGACGCTCATCGATGCGCAGGGCAGCGCGGTCGATTCCTGCTCCGGCTCTGTCGAGATCTCAGAGGAGGACTATCAGTCCGTGATCGCAAAGGTCGGCGAGGCGAATCTTTTGACCTACACTCTTCCGGTGGAGGGCTCGCCCGAGTGCGTCGTGGACGCAAGCCCCTCCGACTTCGGCCTGGTCTACGAGTATCGCCAGGGCGAGGATGTGCTCTCCAAGGCGTTTGAGACCGACGGGTGCGAGATCGCCCCTGCGATCGAGGAGCTCGCCGCCCTGGTCGGCCAGCTGGCTGAGACGAACGTGACAGACTGCAGCGCCGCTGCCCTGAGCGTTGAGGATGAGGCTGCAGAGGCCGAAGAGGCAGAGGCTGAGGATGAACAGGACAACGAGGACGATCCGACAGATAATCAATGACTTTCAGTGCTTGTCCTTTTGCCCCCGAAGGGTTAAAAAATGACCCTCCGGGGGTTTTTTTATGAGATCACTCAAGGGTCGCCACTTCATCACAACGCAGGACTGGACGAAGGAGGAGATCGACCGCGTGCTGGATCTCTCCTGCGAACTCAAGGAGCTGAAGAGGAAGGGCAGGATCACCGATTGGCTCACGAACCAGACCGTATTCATGATCTTCTTCGAGCAGTCCACCCGCACGCGCAACTCCATGGGCTGCGGCATCACGCAGCTCGGCGGCAACTCCCACGACCTCACGCCAGATAAGATGCAGCTCACGCACGGCGAGACGGCCAGGGACACCGCGATCGTCCTCTCGCGCATGGGGCATGCGATCGCGTGCCGCAACTGCTTCTACGGCATAGGCAACAAGTACCTGCGCGAGCTGGCGAGATACTCAGAGATACCGGTGATGTCGCTGCAGGACGACGTGTATCACCCGATGCAGGGGATGGCGGACCTCATGACCATCCAGGAGAAGTTCGGAAAGAACCTGAAGGGGCTCAAGGTCACGATCAGCTGGGCATACGCCGAGAGCCACGCGAAGCCGCTCTCTGTGCCGCAGTCGCAGATACTCCTCTTTGCGCGCTTTGGCATGGACGTGACCGTGGCCGCGCCGCCCGAGTTCCCGCTCCAGCCCGGGATCGTGGCCCAGGCGAAGAAAAACGCTACTGAGAACGGCGGGGGCCTCAGGTTCGTTTCCGACATGGACGAGGGTTTCCGCGGCGCCCAGATCGTCATCCCCAAGAACTGGGGAGGGTTCGCCCATTTCGCGAAGTGGGAGGACAGCGACGAGCAGAAGGGGGCGATGAAGGAGAACCTCTCGAGGCACAGGGACTGGATCTGCGACTCGCGCCGCATGAAGCTCGCCCACAAGGACGTGAAGTA includes:
- a CDS encoding ornithine carbamoyltransferase, which encodes MRSLKGRHFITTQDWTKEEIDRVLDLSCELKELKRKGRITDWLTNQTVFMIFFEQSTRTRNSMGCGITQLGGNSHDLTPDKMQLTHGETARDTAIVLSRMGHAIACRNCFYGIGNKYLRELARYSEIPVMSLQDDVYHPMQGMADLMTIQEKFGKNLKGLKVTISWAYAESHAKPLSVPQSQILLFARFGMDVTVAAPPEFPLQPGIVAQAKKNATENGGGLRFVSDMDEGFRGAQIVIPKNWGGFAHFAKWEDSDEQKGAMKENLSRHRDWICDSRRMKLAHKDVKYMHALPADRGREVEDGVIDDPLHSIIYDEAENRLHTAKAIMALTMGGKE
- a CDS encoding YgeY family selenium metabolism-linked hydrolase, with protein sequence MALSEILKKAESLEGPIAGFLAEIVSIRSPSCGEKRAVERVCAEMRAVGFDDVRVDRLGSAIGRIGSGKKKIAIDAHIDTVGEGDRSLWNFDPFKGFVKDGRVWGRGSADQKGGAAAMVYAGKLIRDLALEGDYTLHCTATVMEEDCDGLCWKHLIEEENLRPDVCVITEPTGLNIYRGQRGRMEIEARVAGLSAHGSAPGRGVNAIYRMAPLIREIEGLNEKLRDDAFLGRGTVVMSDIRSTAPSLCSVADSCTVYLDRRLTAGETRESAVAEIEAIIKKADGSVRVPRYETAAYTGLIYPMDKYFPSWVVPEDHPAVAAAKAAHRSLFGSNARVGRWTFSTNGVSICGMHGIPCVGFGPGFEEQAHAPNEWTPVEHLWKAAAFYAAFVSAFGSRI
- the allB gene encoding allantoinase AllB, with product MMTLVANARISSGEGNETRSVHILMDGDTFRQVIPASDPLPRCRNVIDASGLIAVPGGIDAHVHFNTPGYTEHEDFILGSMSAAAGGITCVVDMPDTSVPPVTDRAGLYAKLKAIGEMSVIDFALWGGVSGNSFRAGAWRSQMKTLKHEGVVGVKCYMLSSMRTFEHLLPLELLEVMRRAGEIGQLVAIHAEDRERAQKLTAGMATSGKRDAAAYYESRKDPVEADGIRQAARIAKETACQLHIVHVGSAAGAKAALEMRAKGALITMETCPHYLAFSHDQMEERGSVLKTSPVIKTRQDAEALWGHLISGDIAYLASDHAPCRPEEKATGSIWTDYSGISGTQLLMPFAISEGYSKGRITLARLVEITSSAAAARLGLGDRKGAIAPGMDADLALFDPKRKWTVRGGEFLSKGKQTPFEGAEFTGRIVRTICRGSTVFEEGRGVTAQPGYGNFVRRR